In Alteromonas sp. V450, the following proteins share a genomic window:
- a CDS encoding TauD/TfdA family dioxygenase, whose protein sequence is MKNVNDSSAVAYASVPTQHNYNGGVFPEIVVNNESCSTVEETVAFVKANQAELEARLAKSGALLFRGFPLDSAETFDVFSAGFGYPNFTYQESLSNAVRINYTERVFTANEAPKDVEIFLHHEMAQTPISPSKLFFFCKTAADEGGATPLCRSDKLFEALKAESPELARDFKEKGLKYTTTMPAANDINSGQGRSWKSTLSVETVEEGEAKLKELGYSWEWMEDGSLKAITPVLPAVIELADGSEVFYNQLIAAYMGWKGVRENPSSAISFGDGSAIPKEGLERIAELSEDFTFDLEWQDGDVAIVDNYRAMHGRRPYSGDRKRVVLVALVASER, encoded by the coding sequence ATGAAAAACGTCAATGACAGCTCTGCGGTAGCGTATGCAAGCGTACCTACTCAGCACAACTACAACGGCGGCGTGTTCCCTGAAATTGTCGTGAACAATGAAAGCTGTTCCACTGTAGAAGAAACGGTTGCGTTTGTTAAAGCGAATCAGGCAGAACTTGAAGCAAGACTAGCTAAATCAGGTGCGCTGCTGTTTAGAGGGTTCCCTCTTGATTCAGCAGAGACCTTTGACGTTTTTTCAGCAGGCTTCGGCTATCCTAACTTTACTTATCAAGAGTCTCTGTCTAACGCGGTGCGTATTAACTACACCGAACGTGTATTTACCGCTAACGAAGCACCTAAAGATGTAGAGATTTTTCTTCATCACGAAATGGCTCAAACACCTATTTCTCCAAGTAAGCTTTTCTTCTTTTGTAAAACTGCAGCAGATGAGGGCGGTGCTACGCCGTTGTGTCGTTCAGACAAACTGTTTGAAGCATTGAAAGCGGAAAGCCCCGAACTGGCAAGGGACTTTAAAGAAAAAGGTCTGAAGTACACCACTACCATGCCTGCAGCAAATGACATCAATTCAGGTCAAGGGCGTAGCTGGAAAAGCACATTGAGTGTTGAAACCGTAGAAGAGGGTGAAGCTAAGCTTAAAGAATTAGGTTACAGCTGGGAGTGGATGGAAGATGGTAGCTTAAAAGCGATTACGCCTGTACTTCCAGCAGTCATTGAGTTAGCTGACGGTTCTGAAGTGTTCTACAACCAGCTTATTGCAGCTTACATGGGCTGGAAAGGCGTTCGCGAGAACCCATCTTCAGCCATTTCGTTTGGTGACGGTAGCGCTATCCCGAAAGAAGGGCTAGAGCGTATTGCTGAGCTTTCTGAAGACTTCACGTTTGATTTAGAGTGGCAAGACGGGGACGTGGCAATTGTCGATAACTATCGTGCAATGCACGGCCGTCGTCCCTACTCTGGCGATCGCAAGCGTGTAGTGCTTGTGGCATTGGTTGCTTCAGAGCGTTAA
- a CDS encoding aldo/keto reductase, whose protein sequence is MNKIPEVGFGFWKVDTAICAETTYQAIKAGYRHLDCAADYGNEKEVGEGIKRAIDEGLCTRAELWVTSKLWNTFHAPEHVALALEKTLSDLQLDYLDLYLIHFPIAQKFVPIETRYPPEWFYEPDAAEPKMELAPVPLHKTWEAMEALADSGKVKQIGVCNYNTGLLNDLMSYARIKPAMLQIESHPYLTQERLIRLAKDYGLNVTAFSPLGALSYLELEMADQTESVLQQDVVKAAAKAHGKTPAQIVLRWGIQRGNAIIPKTSKVERMKENLALFDFSLSESEMQAISALNMNRRFNDPGHFCEAAFNRFHPIYD, encoded by the coding sequence ATGAATAAGATACCTGAGGTAGGTTTTGGCTTTTGGAAAGTAGATACAGCCATTTGTGCCGAAACCACGTACCAAGCAATTAAGGCTGGCTATCGCCATTTAGACTGCGCCGCAGATTATGGTAACGAAAAAGAAGTGGGCGAAGGCATAAAGCGCGCTATTGATGAAGGCCTATGTACCAGAGCAGAGTTGTGGGTAACATCGAAACTTTGGAATACCTTTCACGCCCCTGAGCATGTAGCGCTGGCGCTTGAAAAAACGCTATCTGATTTACAGCTAGACTACCTAGACTTATACCTTATCCATTTCCCTATCGCGCAAAAGTTCGTACCAATCGAAACGCGATATCCACCTGAATGGTTTTATGAGCCCGATGCAGCCGAGCCTAAAATGGAGCTTGCTCCAGTACCGCTTCATAAAACATGGGAAGCCATGGAAGCGCTAGCGGATAGTGGCAAAGTAAAACAAATCGGTGTGTGTAACTACAACACAGGGTTGCTTAACGACCTAATGAGCTACGCGCGCATTAAGCCGGCAATGCTGCAAATTGAATCTCACCCTTACCTTACCCAAGAGCGTTTAATTCGCTTGGCAAAAGACTATGGCTTAAACGTTACCGCGTTCTCACCTTTAGGTGCGCTTTCATACCTCGAGCTTGAAATGGCTGACCAAACTGAATCAGTACTCCAGCAGGATGTAGTGAAAGCTGCTGCAAAAGCCCACGGTAAAACGCCAGCGCAAATCGTATTGCGTTGGGGCATTCAGCGCGGCAACGCGATTATTCCGAAAACGTCAAAAGTAGAACGCATGAAAGAGAACCTGGCGCTTTTCGATTTTTCATTGAGTGAAAGTGAAATGCAGGCTATTTCTGCATTAAACATGAATCGTCGATTTAACGATCCGGGTCACTTCTGTGAAGCGGCCTTTAATCGTTTTCACCCCATTTACGACTAG
- a CDS encoding GntR family transcriptional regulator produces the protein MSSSQFDHKLSGPSLAFQPLYQQVAEYIKQLIVERRWQPGEMLPSEFKLADEFKVSQGTVRKALTLLTDTKIVTRRQGVGTFVSEHTAQDALFRFFPLQADGKGADLPKAELISKELVEPSETVQLALALAAKDKTVKIKRRRILENEFCMLETIFLPSKMFSDIEKREDIPHTLYHFYQTDYNQTVFKTRDSIKAVLASKSDAKNLGVEKGTPLLLVTRVTESIDGKLIEYRESKCRSDHYHYQVELD, from the coding sequence ATGTCTTCATCTCAATTCGATCACAAACTCAGCGGTCCAAGTCTTGCTTTTCAGCCTTTGTATCAACAGGTCGCTGAATACATAAAGCAACTTATTGTCGAGCGTCGATGGCAACCTGGTGAGATGCTACCTAGTGAGTTTAAACTTGCAGATGAGTTCAAGGTGAGCCAAGGAACTGTTCGTAAAGCTCTCACGTTGCTTACCGACACTAAAATTGTAACCCGTAGACAAGGTGTTGGTACATTCGTTTCTGAACATACTGCTCAAGATGCCTTGTTTCGCTTCTTTCCATTACAAGCTGACGGCAAAGGTGCCGATTTGCCTAAGGCCGAGCTCATTAGTAAAGAGTTGGTAGAGCCGAGCGAAACGGTTCAACTTGCGCTTGCACTTGCCGCCAAGGATAAAACAGTAAAGATCAAACGTAGACGTATATTAGAAAATGAATTCTGTATGTTAGAAACCATATTTCTACCATCCAAAATGTTCTCTGATATCGAAAAGCGCGAAGACATTCCCCACACGTTGTATCACTTTTATCAAACAGACTACAATCAAACCGTATTTAAAACTCGAGATAGTATCAAAGCTGTCCTTGCGTCAAAAAGTGATGCAAAAAATCTAGGTGTTGAAAAGGGTACACCGTTGCTTTTGGTCACTCGTGTCACTGAATCCATAGATGGCAAACTTATCGAGTATCGCGAAAGTAAATGCAGAAGCGACCATTATCATTATCAAGTGGAGCTAGATTAG
- a CDS encoding sulfite exporter TauE/SafE family protein — protein MLLETLLPMFVLLGLATLLQTLSGFGFGLMVVSSFTLFNIMPLTATTFLVCFLSLFNSISLVIKSREHINTRAFRIIVISGIPFMILGYALLEYLSEQTASWLNIILGFAILSCCALLLIKRKHTAPSGKAYGFSIAGALGGLLGGLFSTFGPPVVFQCYRQQWPINQIRITLLAVFSVTAAIRLAIIPFGTLPSQGTLLLTVCAIPVVLIFTRIGRLLAAKVDASFVRLLALLMLTASGATLIIKSLPV, from the coding sequence ATGCTTTTGGAAACACTGCTGCCCATGTTCGTCCTTTTAGGGCTTGCGACGCTTCTTCAAACATTAAGCGGGTTTGGTTTTGGGCTGATGGTCGTTTCAAGCTTTACTCTGTTTAATATAATGCCCCTTACCGCTACAACCTTCTTAGTCTGCTTTTTAAGCTTGTTTAACTCTATTAGCCTTGTGATAAAAAGCAGAGAACATATCAACACGCGCGCATTTAGAATTATTGTAATTAGCGGCATACCATTCATGATTTTAGGCTATGCTCTGCTAGAGTATTTGTCAGAGCAAACAGCAAGTTGGCTGAACATTATTTTAGGCTTCGCAATTTTGAGTTGTTGCGCTTTGTTGCTGATAAAGCGAAAACACACTGCGCCGTCGGGAAAAGCCTACGGCTTTAGCATTGCCGGTGCACTAGGAGGGTTGCTTGGAGGACTGTTTTCAACATTTGGCCCCCCGGTGGTATTTCAATGTTATCGACAACAGTGGCCAATAAATCAAATTCGAATAACACTTCTTGCGGTATTCAGCGTGACCGCGGCCATACGGTTAGCTATCATTCCTTTTGGCACACTTCCAAGCCAAGGAACGTTACTATTAACTGTATGTGCCATTCCTGTCGTTCTTATTTTTACTCGGATTGGACGTCTACTTGCTGCGAAAGTTGATGCTTCGTTCGTGCGACTTTTGGCTCTGCTAATGTTAACCGCTAGTGGTGCCACGTTGATTATTAAAAGTTTGCCTGTGTAA
- a CDS encoding alpha-xylosidase: MSNAFCVTEPDWNDIKAADITEQPFLSDDKTLIVPTQYGELSLSISQFGLRIQSDVNATDKFGMLTQAPDKQVLVLSGDKSHSTLAAGDYRLEIFASPLHFKLYKNDVLVQQSATDGHFVRQHRLPPFAKTDKGWLVSLELNYDEAVYGLGEKWGKLDKRGQLIRSFNHDALGVNAEKSYKNTPYAWSPEGWNLFVHTPAPVTHGIGYAPWSQRAYVCFVEDNLLDLFLFHQDSPAKSLQTYSELTGFAPTPPTWSLGVILSKAYYKDADELLAVAREVREKNMPCDVITLDGRAWQDTDTRFAFEWDPKRYADPQPVIDELKALGFKICVWEYPMISVKNPLYKKAAEKGWLIKDKRTGEAYRYEWDLSPFGEVLTPLPDSGILDFTNPDAYEFWKTSHKPLFDLGVDMIKADFGEQLEDDNMLSYSGDSGNRLHNVYSMLYNRCVYEAAEAYCKTGPFLFSRSAWTGSQRYPSQWGGDPQADWHGLAASIRGSLSWGMSGGPFFATDIGGFYKDTRDAELYVRWAQASVFSAHMRLHGIGPREPWSYGEAASDAVFKALRLRYKLIPYLKETAEKASQTGLPVQRAMALAFPEQPLSHGFEQQFMCGDDLLVVPCVVPGGKIKYYLPKGEWIRFGTDDVVQGEQYKEEILALNEVAVFIQKGSRIAMGPDVQHTDMDMSNTTFWPA, from the coding sequence ATGAGTAACGCATTTTGTGTGACTGAGCCAGACTGGAACGACATTAAAGCGGCTGACATCACTGAACAGCCCTTTTTGTCAGACGATAAAACACTCATCGTCCCTACCCAATACGGTGAGTTGAGTTTAAGTATTAGTCAGTTTGGGTTGCGTATTCAAAGTGACGTGAATGCTACTGATAAATTCGGCATGCTCACCCAGGCGCCCGATAAGCAAGTGTTAGTGCTCTCAGGTGATAAATCGCACAGCACGCTAGCGGCGGGCGACTATCGACTGGAAATTTTTGCCTCACCACTGCATTTCAAACTTTACAAAAATGATGTACTTGTTCAACAAAGCGCCACTGACGGACACTTTGTGCGCCAACATCGCTTGCCACCGTTCGCCAAAACCGACAAAGGTTGGTTGGTCAGCTTAGAACTCAACTACGACGAGGCCGTTTATGGTCTTGGTGAAAAATGGGGCAAACTCGACAAGCGTGGCCAACTTATTCGTTCATTCAATCACGACGCTTTGGGCGTAAATGCCGAAAAATCTTACAAAAATACGCCTTACGCGTGGAGTCCAGAAGGCTGGAACCTTTTTGTACACACACCAGCTCCAGTTACCCATGGCATCGGCTACGCACCATGGTCACAACGAGCCTATGTATGTTTTGTAGAAGACAATCTACTCGATTTATTTTTGTTCCATCAAGACTCGCCAGCTAAAAGCCTTCAAACCTACAGTGAGTTAACAGGGTTTGCCCCTACGCCTCCTACGTGGAGCTTAGGCGTGATCCTGTCTAAAGCGTATTATAAAGATGCGGATGAGCTGCTCGCCGTCGCCCGCGAAGTGCGTGAAAAGAATATGCCTTGCGATGTAATTACTCTAGACGGGCGCGCATGGCAAGACACTGATACCCGTTTTGCTTTTGAATGGGACCCTAAGCGCTACGCCGATCCACAGCCAGTTATCGATGAGCTAAAGGCATTGGGCTTTAAAATCTGTGTGTGGGAATACCCCATGATTTCAGTGAAAAACCCGCTTTACAAAAAAGCCGCTGAAAAAGGCTGGCTAATAAAAGACAAACGGACCGGAGAAGCTTACCGGTATGAGTGGGATTTAAGCCCTTTTGGCGAAGTGCTTACGCCACTACCAGACTCGGGTATTTTAGACTTTACTAATCCAGACGCTTACGAATTTTGGAAAACCTCGCACAAGCCTCTATTTGACCTTGGCGTGGACATGATAAAAGCTGATTTTGGTGAACAACTTGAAGACGACAACATGCTGTCGTACAGCGGTGATTCAGGCAATCGCCTGCATAACGTGTACAGTATGCTCTACAACCGTTGTGTTTACGAAGCCGCAGAAGCTTACTGTAAAACAGGTCCTTTCTTATTCAGTCGCTCAGCTTGGACGGGAAGTCAGCGTTATCCATCGCAGTGGGGCGGCGATCCTCAAGCAGACTGGCACGGCCTTGCAGCCAGTATTCGCGGCAGTTTGTCGTGGGGTATGTCAGGCGGCCCCTTTTTCGCTACCGATATAGGCGGTTTCTACAAAGACACCCGAGATGCAGAACTTTACGTGAGATGGGCACAAGCGTCAGTGTTTAGTGCCCACATGCGATTGCACGGTATTGGCCCTCGTGAACCATGGTCATATGGTGAAGCTGCCTCTGATGCTGTATTTAAGGCGCTAAGACTAAGATACAAACTTATTCCATATCTAAAGGAAACTGCCGAAAAAGCATCACAAACAGGGCTTCCAGTTCAACGCGCAATGGCATTAGCCTTTCCAGAACAGCCGCTTTCTCACGGTTTTGAGCAGCAATTTATGTGTGGTGATGACCTACTTGTTGTTCCCTGTGTGGTGCCCGGTGGAAAAATTAAGTACTACTTACCAAAAGGAGAATGGATACGGTTTGGAACCGACGACGTAGTACAGGGAGAGCAATACAAAGAAGAAATACTTGCGCTAAACGAAGTGGCGGTGTTCATACAAAAAGGCAGTCGCATAGCAATGGGTCCAGATGTTCAACATACCGATATGGATATGTCGAACACAACATTTTGGCCAGCGTAG
- a CDS encoding solute:sodium symporter family transporter, which yields MDITLTLLSCMAFMALVAVISYAKTKGEVNTQDGYFLAGRGLTGTFIAGSMILTNLSAEQLIGLNGSAFGYNLSAMAWEVTAGISTIIMALIFLPRYLAGAFSTLPEFLRNRFDDSVRRMTVVLFMVGYSLITIPSVLYSGSIAVLRLFDVPGLFNISYEVGLVLTIIVVGTIGALYAIFGGLKAVAVSDTINGIGLLIIGLLVPILGLIALGDGSFSQGLSTIATTDTEKLNAIGGADDPVPFGTIFTGMILANLFYWGTNQYVIQRTLGAKNLVEGQKGVLFSGYFKVLVPFMMMLPGVIAYHLYQDENLQTIDLAYPHLVKDVLPQYLSGFFLAVLLGAVFSSFNSLLNSAATLFCLDVYKPFKKDRVSDEKLIRVAKITSIVIAVLSFITAPLLMFAPEGLWQIIRIFTGFYNIPVITIVLVGLFTKRVPALAAKVAIIFHVIAYGLLKFVWEVDINFIHIYAILFAIELAIMLVIGRLYPMAKPWQFSPKAEVNMTPWRYAIPCAITLVGLIATLYAMFSPIGFVGGLSSSFIPLLLIIWTICVIAISMSLRWWRNKYEQSIKRLANV from the coding sequence ATGGATATCACCCTTACCCTATTGTCATGCATGGCATTTATGGCACTGGTTGCCGTTATTTCTTACGCGAAAACAAAAGGGGAAGTTAACACACAAGACGGTTACTTCCTCGCAGGAAGAGGGCTTACCGGCACATTTATTGCCGGGTCCATGATCCTTACCAATCTCTCCGCAGAGCAGCTTATTGGTTTAAATGGCTCTGCGTTTGGCTACAATTTAAGCGCCATGGCATGGGAGGTTACCGCCGGTATTTCCACTATCATCATGGCATTGATTTTCCTACCGCGATACTTAGCTGGCGCCTTCTCTACCTTACCTGAATTCCTGCGTAATCGCTTTGATGACAGCGTTCGCAGAATGACAGTTGTCCTTTTTATGGTCGGCTACTCATTAATAACCATTCCGTCGGTGCTTTACTCAGGCTCTATTGCCGTACTGCGGCTTTTCGATGTACCAGGCCTTTTCAACATAAGCTATGAAGTTGGTTTAGTGCTCACCATCATTGTTGTCGGTACAATTGGAGCACTATACGCCATCTTCGGAGGCCTTAAAGCGGTTGCTGTATCAGATACAATAAATGGTATAGGACTTTTGATTATAGGTCTGCTGGTACCTATTTTGGGATTAATCGCATTGGGCGACGGCAGTTTTAGTCAAGGCCTTTCAACGATTGCTACAACAGATACCGAAAAGCTTAATGCGATAGGCGGCGCAGACGATCCCGTCCCCTTCGGCACTATCTTTACCGGTATGATTTTAGCTAATCTGTTCTATTGGGGTACTAATCAATACGTTATCCAACGAACGCTTGGGGCAAAGAATCTGGTTGAAGGCCAAAAGGGCGTGCTGTTCTCGGGTTACTTCAAAGTGCTAGTGCCTTTTATGATGATGTTGCCTGGCGTAATCGCTTATCACTTGTACCAAGACGAAAACCTTCAAACTATCGATCTTGCCTATCCTCATCTAGTCAAAGATGTTTTGCCGCAATATCTGTCGGGGTTCTTCTTAGCAGTATTACTCGGAGCAGTGTTCAGCTCGTTCAATTCGCTACTCAATAGCGCTGCAACCCTATTTTGCCTTGATGTTTACAAACCTTTCAAAAAAGATAGGGTGAGCGATGAAAAACTCATTCGCGTAGCCAAAATCACCAGCATTGTCATTGCAGTGCTTTCTTTTATCACTGCCCCCCTGCTAATGTTCGCACCAGAGGGACTGTGGCAAATTATTCGTATTTTTACCGGGTTCTACAATATTCCCGTCATTACTATCGTGCTCGTTGGCTTATTTACCAAACGCGTTCCGGCGCTTGCAGCAAAAGTCGCGATTATCTTTCACGTCATTGCTTATGGATTATTAAAGTTCGTTTGGGAAGTAGATATTAATTTCATTCATATCTATGCCATCTTGTTCGCCATAGAACTTGCAATAATGCTGGTTATTGGCAGGCTTTACCCAATGGCAAAACCTTGGCAATTTTCACCAAAGGCGGAAGTGAATATGACCCCTTGGCGCTACGCAATACCCTGCGCCATAACCTTAGTTGGCCTAATTGCAACGCTTTATGCCATGTTTTCGCCCATTGGCTTTGTAGGTGGCCTGAGCAGTAGCTTTATTCCTCTGTTACTTATTATCTGGACAATTTGTGTTATTGCGATAAGTATGAGCTTAAGGTGGTGGCGCAATAAATACGAGCAAAGTATCAAGCGCCTTGCAAACGTTTAA